One region of Natronorubrum aibiense genomic DNA includes:
- a CDS encoding NUDIX hydrolase codes for MDTVTHVQKACAYITRQTGELLVFEGPGHDGLQIPKGTLEPGESPREALFREVIEETGLGTLSSTTHLTTDVWTRRKEPPKRYVRHFFHATVHESRDRWTHTVTDGGDEHGSEFDLHWVQPTTTRAFALDLNDYVHLLPTVSSVDDAATASD; via the coding sequence ATGGATACTGTCACGCACGTCCAGAAGGCGTGTGCATACATCACGCGCCAGACGGGCGAACTACTCGTCTTCGAGGGACCGGGCCACGACGGCCTCCAGATCCCCAAAGGGACCCTCGAGCCCGGCGAATCGCCGCGTGAGGCGCTGTTTCGGGAAGTCATCGAAGAGACCGGGCTCGGGACGCTGAGTTCGACGACCCATCTGACGACTGACGTCTGGACGCGCCGTAAAGAGCCGCCGAAACGGTATGTTCGCCACTTCTTTCACGCGACGGTTCACGAATCGCGCGACCGGTGGACTCACACGGTGACTGACGGCGGGGACGAACACGGTTCCGAGTTCGACCTCCACTGGGTCCAGCCGACGACCACGCGAGCGTTCGCCCTCGATCTCAACGATTACGTCCATCTGCTGCCGACCGTCTCCTCGGTAGACGACGCCGCCACTGCCTCGGACTGA
- a CDS encoding bile acid:sodium symporter family protein: MSKYFIVWVLLFSAAALYTPSTFTPIGEYITPLLGVIMLGMGLTLTPADFRRILERPRDVFIGAMAQWLLMPTFAYVLAVALDLPWEIGAGLILVGAAPGGTASNVMTYLGRGDVALSVTITSVTTIAAPLVMPAWVVALAGESITVTFAEMAQSIVQIVLLPVVAGLILRYVLDEYAPSVAKAGLSIFPAISVIAIVAIVAAVVGLNVEEILTASALVFLAVIVHNGLGLSAGYGVGKVTGMTEDRARACAFEVGLQNSGLAVALAVAFFDPVTALIPALFSVWHNVSGPALATLFTRLDGETPIGDESATVSAD, translated from the coding sequence ATGAGCAAGTACTTCATCGTCTGGGTGCTCCTTTTCTCCGCCGCAGCGCTGTACACCCCGAGCACGTTTACGCCGATCGGCGAGTATATCACGCCGTTGTTGGGCGTCATCATGCTCGGCATGGGGCTGACGCTGACGCCCGCGGACTTTCGGCGCATCCTCGAGCGGCCTCGAGACGTCTTTATCGGTGCGATGGCCCAGTGGCTCCTGATGCCGACGTTTGCATATGTCCTCGCCGTCGCCCTCGACCTTCCGTGGGAGATCGGCGCGGGGCTAATCCTCGTCGGCGCGGCACCCGGCGGCACGGCGTCGAACGTGATGACCTATCTCGGTCGCGGCGACGTCGCGCTGTCGGTCACGATCACGTCAGTAACCACGATCGCCGCGCCGCTCGTGATGCCGGCTTGGGTGGTTGCCCTCGCGGGCGAGTCGATCACCGTCACGTTCGCCGAGATGGCCCAGTCGATCGTCCAGATCGTCCTGCTACCCGTCGTGGCGGGGCTGATCCTTCGGTATGTCCTCGACGAATACGCCCCATCGGTGGCGAAAGCGGGGCTGTCGATCTTCCCAGCGATCAGCGTGATCGCCATCGTCGCCATCGTCGCGGCCGTCGTGGGACTCAACGTCGAGGAGATCCTGACCGCGAGTGCGCTCGTCTTCCTCGCCGTCATCGTGCACAACGGCCTCGGACTGAGTGCCGGCTACGGCGTTGGGAAGGTCACAGGAATGACTGAGGACCGAGCCCGCGCCTGCGCGTTCGAAGTCGGCCTCCAGAACAGCGGGCTCGCGGTGGCGCTCGCGGTCGCCTTCTTCGATCCGGTCACGGCGTTGATTCCAGCGCTATTCAGCGTCTGGCACAACGTCTCCGGCCCGGCGCTCGCAACGCTGTTTACGCGACTCGACGGTGAGACGCCCATCGGGGACGAGTCGGCAACCGTCAGCGCCGACTAA
- a CDS encoding DUF402 domain-containing protein — translation MTTARVRGIYTTAITQLLGENGLEVVQASEPIRERFDNPFETVPANVRIETTRDRQGVEVSGVPKTVERIADDLESIAIDTFRWDGSIPRGAAFDAEVIDAGGGGGAVVDLGEGHRGYLNYDDVDGYVDEGNRYRVQVIEPTPPWSDDEPRVIPTLTVQGGLCTLSRDRTGVSAALRGERADELVGMTDLLSVDVPEGWGLRWQQAATDADLEAMGTAVEQAANRAQALEDALEDAPDEGGEPARLATPRATTWCWFGRESRFELDGKRREVATTMPGHHRTKAADRAASTAVDFAEAVCEPSDTDGDAFPFGAVSQQFGPTTGDRITIGHGKPDGRLISLGRGEVTDWDPEGKVTLERRMHGGGSYDALGVPKTDGDVAVTKLREGRWWYPTTYKDARGNAKGTYVNICTPVELFPDTARYVDLYVDVIRKPNGTVEIVDADELEAAVEDGHVSEPLAEKAMTVAEAVERALSK, via the coding sequence ATGACGACGGCTCGAGTGCGCGGGATCTACACCACGGCGATCACCCAACTCCTCGGCGAGAACGGCCTCGAGGTCGTCCAAGCGTCCGAGCCGATCCGCGAGCGCTTCGACAACCCGTTCGAGACGGTTCCGGCGAACGTGCGGATCGAAACGACTCGAGACAGGCAGGGTGTCGAGGTTTCGGGCGTGCCGAAGACGGTCGAACGGATCGCCGACGACCTCGAGTCGATAGCGATCGATACGTTCCGCTGGGACGGTTCCATCCCCCGCGGCGCGGCGTTCGACGCCGAAGTAATCGACGCCGGCGGTGGCGGCGGTGCCGTCGTCGACCTCGGCGAGGGCCACCGCGGCTATCTCAACTACGACGACGTCGACGGCTACGTCGACGAAGGGAATCGCTACCGGGTGCAGGTGATCGAGCCCACGCCGCCGTGGTCGGACGACGAGCCGCGGGTCATCCCCACGCTGACGGTTCAGGGCGGGCTCTGTACGCTCTCGCGGGACCGAACCGGCGTTTCGGCGGCGCTACGCGGTGAACGAGCCGACGAACTCGTCGGCATGACCGACCTCCTCTCGGTCGACGTTCCCGAGGGATGGGGGCTGCGCTGGCAACAGGCAGCCACTGACGCCGACCTCGAGGCGATGGGCACAGCCGTCGAACAGGCAGCAAACCGGGCGCAAGCGCTCGAGGACGCACTCGAGGATGCACCCGACGAGGGCGGCGAACCGGCCCGGCTGGCGACGCCGCGTGCGACGACGTGGTGTTGGTTCGGTCGCGAGTCGCGCTTCGAACTCGACGGGAAGCGCCGCGAGGTCGCGACGACGATGCCCGGCCACCACCGAACGAAAGCCGCCGACAGGGCAGCGAGCACGGCGGTCGACTTCGCGGAGGCCGTCTGTGAGCCGTCGGACACCGACGGCGACGCGTTCCCGTTCGGTGCCGTCAGCCAGCAGTTCGGCCCGACGACGGGCGACCGCATCACGATCGGCCACGGCAAACCCGACGGGCGACTCATCTCGCTCGGTCGCGGCGAGGTGACCGACTGGGACCCGGAGGGTAAAGTGACTCTCGAGCGCCGGATGCACGGCGGCGGCAGCTACGACGCACTTGGCGTCCCGAAAACGGACGGCGACGTCGCCGTGACGAAGCTCCGCGAGGGTCGGTGGTGGTACCCGACGACGTACAAAGACGCTCGGGGGAACGCGAAGGGAACTTACGTCAATATCTGTACGCCGGTCGAACTCTTCCCCGACACCGCGCGCTATGTCGACCTCTACGTCGACGTGATCCGGAAGCCGAACGGGACGGTCGAAATCGTCGACGCGGACGAACTCGAGGCGGCAGTCGAGGACGGCCACGTTTCAGAGCCACTGGCCGAGAAAGCGATGACCGTTGCCGAAGCGGTCGAGCGCGCGCTGTCGAAGTAG
- a CDS encoding DUF7532 family protein, which translates to MHFDQRTQQALRDVGLETDDLQAASKAVAEAVEADASALEAFFEGHDTVYSDMDMAHSASEYPEHTVDHLDLTTHAAEMRGWLRFDSWGVYVEDGRVLPDDTVELTLGPTINDRVRFAPDREHLR; encoded by the coding sequence ATGCACTTCGATCAACGAACCCAGCAGGCGCTTCGCGACGTCGGCCTCGAGACCGACGATCTGCAAGCCGCCTCCAAGGCCGTTGCCGAGGCCGTCGAGGCCGACGCGTCGGCACTCGAGGCGTTTTTTGAGGGTCACGACACCGTCTACTCGGATATGGATATGGCGCATTCGGCGTCAGAGTATCCCGAGCATACGGTAGACCATCTCGATCTTACGACCCACGCCGCCGAGATGCGGGGCTGGCTCCGCTTCGACTCGTGGGGGGTGTACGTCGAGGACGGGCGAGTGTTGCCGGACGACACCGTCGAACTGACGCTCGGCCCGACGATCAACGACCGGGTGCGGTTCGCGCCCGACCGCGAGCACCTGCGGTGA
- a CDS encoding DUF7560 family zinc ribbon protein: protein METYHFTCPDCRREFTVTEPMREATLENGCPVCGGPVTRTHFAVDTPSA, encoded by the coding sequence ATGGAAACCTACCATTTCACCTGCCCGGACTGCCGTCGAGAGTTTACGGTGACCGAGCCGATGCGCGAGGCGACCCTAGAGAACGGCTGTCCCGTCTGTGGAGGGCCGGTGACCAGAACCCACTTTGCCGTGGACACGCCGAGCGCGTGA
- a CDS encoding riboflavin synthase: MFTGIVEETGEIVARERTEDGLRLRIGADEVATGLEHGQSISVSGVCLTVERFEVGAWFEVFLATETVERTYLGDLEEGDAVNLERAMPADGRFDGHVVQGHVDAVATVSNIESVEEDWFFEFELPAGYGRYVVEKGSITLDGISLTVADLEDDGTGDAGGRVTVAIIPTTYQLTTLSEKAVGDPIHLEVDVLAKYVERLLETRFE, encoded by the coding sequence ATGTTCACGGGAATCGTCGAGGAGACCGGCGAAATCGTCGCTCGAGAGCGAACCGAAGACGGCCTGCGGCTCCGAATCGGGGCCGACGAGGTCGCGACGGGCCTCGAGCACGGCCAGAGCATCAGCGTCAGTGGCGTCTGTCTCACGGTCGAGCGCTTCGAGGTGGGCGCGTGGTTCGAGGTCTTCCTCGCGACCGAGACCGTCGAGCGGACGTATCTCGGCGACCTTGAGGAGGGCGACGCGGTCAATTTAGAGCGAGCGATGCCCGCCGACGGCCGCTTCGACGGCCACGTCGTGCAGGGTCACGTCGACGCGGTCGCGACGGTTTCGAACATCGAATCCGTCGAGGAAGACTGGTTTTTCGAGTTCGAACTGCCGGCGGGCTACGGCCGCTACGTCGTCGAGAAAGGGTCGATCACGCTCGATGGCATTAGTCTCACCGTCGCCGATCTCGAGGACGACGGGACGGGCGACGCGGGCGGACGAGTAACCGTCGCAATCATCCCGACGACCTACCAGCTCACGACGCTCTCGGAGAAAGCCGTCGGCGATCCGATTCATCTAGAGGTCGACGTCCTCGCAAAATACGTCGAACGGCTGCTTGAGACCCGCTTCGAATAG
- a CDS encoding DUF7533 family protein — protein MAGIIDTIKLAGVLVLALPAALAGLEFLLVRGETTVGAILLGLAVALIVIEQRLTTPSDLPGLAVKRVVGTVASDSESDSDADDETATVRADDDR, from the coding sequence ATGGCCGGTATCATCGACACGATCAAACTCGCGGGCGTGCTCGTGCTCGCACTGCCTGCCGCACTCGCCGGACTCGAGTTCCTGCTCGTTCGCGGGGAGACGACAGTCGGCGCGATTTTGCTCGGCCTCGCCGTCGCGCTTATCGTCATCGAGCAGCGACTGACCACGCCGTCTGATCTCCCCGGCCTCGCTGTGAAACGCGTCGTCGGGACTGTGGCAAGCGATTCAGAATCGGATTCAGATGCGGACGATGAGACAGCCACCGTCCGTGCCGACGACGACCGCTGA
- a CDS encoding RNA-guided endonuclease InsQ/TnpB family protein, with protein sequence MGEEATKTIQTRLHIASGERTWLHDARLASREIFNDTIRLTQQGYTRTEIQNEVDRDDFLRNNKCAVVGKALQTWDSYQSLLDWWEEQADPDGGKPTPPSTDKSGAYPLVMAHTEGYRLTVDEDTNRVQFRISPKPYKKVKGHLRGEPDAMNELRDAITSDEVDVGQAELLYRDGVYYLHVTVTREFNVPEPDTSDTLVGVDINERNVALTALDRDTMRTNGTLILDYGRVKQERQRYHTITKRCQEHGKTSIHRKLGDTEERFTEWVLHRLSRAVVEFAEQFSNPVIVFEDMSGIRDEIKYGTYMNRRLHKLPFHKFEKFVSYKATWREIPTDTIDAYYNSKTCSCCGERGSRQGRRFRCTNDECDVVQDHADRNASVNIAWREKAKLDGNTTNYRTHKTQPQVRLVRLSGSGRVSRPTSSHSLAEQGVLAHD encoded by the coding sequence ATGGGTGAAGAAGCCACAAAAACGATTCAGACGCGCCTTCACATAGCGTCTGGTGAACGAACGTGGCTTCACGACGCCCGCCTTGCATCACGCGAGATATTCAACGACACCATCCGCCTCACACAACAAGGGTACACGCGCACTGAGATACAGAACGAGGTTGACCGCGACGACTTCTTGCGGAACAACAAGTGCGCGGTCGTCGGCAAAGCCCTCCAAACGTGGGACTCATACCAGTCACTCCTTGACTGGTGGGAAGAACAGGCTGATCCTGATGGAGGCAAGCCGACGCCGCCGAGTACGGACAAATCTGGTGCGTATCCGCTCGTGATGGCACACACGGAAGGCTACCGCCTCACCGTGGATGAAGACACGAATCGCGTCCAATTCCGCATCAGTCCGAAACCCTACAAGAAGGTGAAAGGACACCTACGCGGCGAACCGGACGCGATGAACGAACTTCGAGACGCTATCACGTCGGATGAAGTGGATGTTGGGCAGGCCGAACTCCTGTACCGCGATGGCGTGTACTACTTACATGTCACGGTCACACGCGAGTTCAACGTGCCCGAACCCGACACCAGCGACACGCTTGTTGGCGTGGACATCAACGAGCGCAACGTCGCTCTCACCGCCCTTGACCGCGACACGATGCGAACGAATGGCACACTCATCCTCGACTACGGACGAGTCAAGCAGGAACGCCAACGCTACCACACCATCACGAAACGCTGTCAAGAACACGGTAAGACGAGCATCCACCGGAAACTCGGTGACACGGAAGAGCGCTTCACCGAGTGGGTGTTGCATCGGCTTTCCCGTGCTGTCGTGGAGTTCGCAGAGCAATTCTCGAACCCGGTTATCGTGTTCGAGGATATGAGCGGTATCCGCGACGAAATCAAGTACGGGACGTATATGAACCGCCGATTGCACAAATTGCCGTTCCACAAGTTCGAGAAGTTCGTCTCGTACAAGGCGACGTGGCGAGAGATTCCCACGGACACAATAGATGCTTACTACAACTCGAAGACCTGTTCGTGTTGTGGTGAACGCGGCAGTCGGCAGGGACGGCGATTCCGGTGTACGAACGACGAGTGTGACGTGGTGCAAGACCACGCCGACCGGAATGCATCGGTGAACATCGCATGGCGCGAGAAGGCGAAACTCGACGGTAACACGACAAATTACCGGACTCACAAAACCCAACCGCAGGTGCGGTTGGTGCGTCTGTCCGGGTCGGGGCGTGTAAGCCGCCCAACCTCATCCCACTCGCTGGCCGAACAGGGAGTGCTAGCGCACGACTGA
- the tnpA gene encoding IS200/IS605 family transposase yields the protein MEEYRRHAHSVSSCKYHFVWCPKYRHPILNVVEDDVWELFGETADHFGHKILALEIADDHVHLFVQTDPKYSPANIARQFKSYSGKHLLERYPEIRESYFWGGGFWKVGYYVGTTGAVSEEVVERYIEETEHAPE from the coding sequence GTGGAAGAATACCGTCGTCATGCACATTCGGTTAGTTCCTGCAAGTATCACTTCGTGTGGTGTCCAAAGTACCGCCACCCGATTCTCAACGTGGTTGAAGACGATGTGTGGGAGTTGTTTGGTGAGACTGCTGACCACTTCGGTCACAAGATTCTCGCCTTGGAGATCGCAGACGACCACGTTCACCTGTTCGTGCAAACAGACCCGAAGTACAGCCCTGCGAACATCGCTCGACAATTCAAGTCGTACTCTGGCAAGCACTTGCTGGAACGGTATCCCGAGATTCGAGAGTCGTATTTCTGGGGCGGCGGATTCTGGAAGGTCGGATACTACGTTGGGACGACGGGAGCGGTGTCGGAGGAAGTGGTTGAACGGTATATCGAAGAGACGGAACACGCGCCGGAGTGA
- a CDS encoding PrsW family intramembrane metalloprotease: MQGKRDPVEQANEQSRDLYGVSTWEPRSTIDRLACTMYDGISYGLQTIVLVVAFVITLALLAQPVVLVFEEPSLSVFFGLSIVPAALLAGFIWYSDITTAEPLGLLVATFVLAVLFATFAAVVNSTVGPSLQAIPVIGTLLFFYLVVGPVEESVKLLAVRVFAYRSQTFDAVIDGAVYGAVAGLGFAAIENAIYIAGTVAQAGVGTITAATGIATVRALVGPGHVIYSAIAGYYLGLAKFNSQYAGPIVVKGLLIAAFVHGTYNVTVGIVPNVVASLYPISFGLAFVSYVILFDLAVGYYLYRKIITYRQTYRSVRDDTGVPPKPERTEFEPPQR; this comes from the coding sequence ATGCAGGGAAAGCGCGACCCGGTTGAGCAGGCCAACGAGCAGTCGAGGGATCTCTACGGCGTGTCGACGTGGGAACCGCGGTCGACTATCGATCGGCTTGCGTGTACGATGTACGACGGGATCAGCTACGGATTACAAACGATCGTCCTCGTCGTCGCGTTCGTGATCACGCTCGCCTTACTCGCCCAGCCGGTGGTGCTCGTCTTCGAGGAGCCATCACTGTCCGTGTTCTTCGGGCTCTCGATCGTCCCCGCGGCGTTGCTCGCCGGATTCATCTGGTACTCGGATATCACGACGGCCGAACCGCTCGGGCTGCTGGTCGCGACGTTCGTCCTCGCCGTGCTCTTTGCGACGTTTGCAGCCGTCGTGAACTCGACGGTCGGGCCGTCGTTGCAGGCAATTCCCGTCATCGGAACGCTCCTCTTCTTTTATTTGGTCGTCGGCCCCGTCGAAGAGAGCGTGAAGCTGCTGGCCGTTCGCGTCTTCGCCTATCGGAGCCAGACGTTCGATGCGGTCATCGACGGCGCGGTCTACGGGGCCGTCGCCGGGCTGGGGTTTGCCGCGATCGAGAACGCGATCTACATTGCAGGTACAGTCGCCCAGGCCGGCGTCGGGACGATCACGGCTGCGACCGGCATCGCGACCGTTCGGGCGCTCGTCGGCCCTGGTCACGTCATCTACTCCGCGATCGCAGGCTATTATCTCGGGCTGGCGAAGTTCAACTCCCAGTACGCCGGGCCAATCGTCGTGAAGGGGCTGCTCATCGCGGCGTTCGTCCACGGGACGTACAACGTCACGGTCGGGATCGTCCCCAACGTCGTCGCCTCGCTTTACCCCATCAGCTTCGGGTTGGCCTTTGTCTCCTACGTGATTCTGTTCGATCTCGCCGTCGGCTACTACCTTTACCGAAAGATCATCACCTATCGCCAGACGTATCGTTCGGTCAGAGACGATACTGGCGTACCCCCGAAGCCGGAACGAACGGAGTTCGAACCACCACAACGGTAG
- a CDS encoding M24 family metallopeptidase, producing MTDAESTAGIDTDTADVATHLESAISDALEAREAVAVVHAGSDCDPAVRYCRPRLAVENGLVAVAFDGETWLVETDTDAGSHPAEALAATLCERVGSETILTPARLPHDAALYLEQAGFELASTDVIERARATKTERERERIASAQTAAAAGVRRGASLLADATIDDGHLVVDGEVLTPDRLRIAIDEAIVSAGAFPAGNTVVNPNPDHRPSTLDTGDVALRPGEPIVLETAPRGPAGYHGGLVRTFVVDSDGGRERRAHVGVTQSFRSAAAMLTADTESVTAVEADLEAEVRAFGFENADAVQTRVTGVGLEPRERPRLGGDGIEPGSVVRLESAVHVADGQWLRIADILVRKTADERAIYLPACSRSLEPTAVLEE from the coding sequence GTGACCGACGCCGAGTCGACTGCCGGTATCGACACCGACACGGCCGACGTCGCGACACACCTCGAGTCGGCGATCAGCGACGCGCTTGAGGCCCGCGAGGCCGTGGCAGTCGTCCACGCCGGTTCGGATTGCGATCCCGCCGTGCGCTACTGTCGACCCCGACTCGCAGTCGAGAACGGACTCGTCGCCGTCGCCTTCGATGGCGAGACGTGGCTCGTCGAAACGGACACGGATGCCGGCAGCCATCCAGCCGAGGCGCTCGCTGCAACCCTGTGTGAACGCGTCGGCTCGGAAACGATCTTGACGCCGGCCCGACTCCCACACGACGCCGCACTCTACCTCGAGCAGGCCGGCTTCGAACTCGCCTCGACCGACGTCATCGAGCGCGCTCGAGCGACGAAAACCGAACGCGAGCGAGAGCGAATCGCCAGCGCACAGACAGCTGCAGCCGCCGGCGTCCGCCGTGGAGCATCGCTGCTCGCAGATGCAACGATCGACGACGGTCATCTGGTCGTCGACGGCGAGGTACTCACGCCGGATCGGCTTCGGATCGCGATCGACGAAGCAATCGTCTCGGCGGGGGCGTTTCCGGCGGGCAACACCGTCGTCAACCCCAACCCCGACCACCGGCCCTCGACGCTCGACACGGGCGACGTCGCGCTTCGACCCGGCGAACCGATCGTCCTCGAGACGGCACCTCGCGGTCCGGCAGGCTACCACGGCGGCCTCGTTCGGACGTTCGTCGTCGACAGCGACGGCGGCCGGGAACGCCGTGCTCACGTCGGCGTGACACAATCGTTTCGCTCCGCAGCGGCGATGCTGACCGCAGACACCGAATCGGTGACGGCCGTCGAAGCCGACCTCGAGGCCGAAGTCCGTGCGTTTGGCTTCGAAAACGCCGACGCCGTCCAGACCCGGGTTACTGGTGTGGGCCTCGAGCCCCGCGAACGACCCCGCTTGGGCGGCGACGGGATCGAACCCGGGAGCGTCGTACGACTCGAGTCGGCCGTCCACGTCGCCGACGGACAGTGGCTGCGGATCGCCGATATTCTCGTGCGGAAAACAGCGGACGAACGAGCCATCTACCTGCCGGCATGTTCGCGCTCGCTCGAGCCGACGGCGGTACTTGAGGAGTAA
- a CDS encoding aldo/keto reductase codes for MQYQQLGDSDVEVSEVGFGAWVVGTDWWGDRSEDDAVEMVQYAVDQGITYFDTGDVYGHGRSEELLGQALADVRDEVTIATKVGYDFYNNPQAGHGELPKEMDPEYLRDAVEKSLERLDLESVDVLQLHNANVDEITPDVLELLDELEEEGKIDATGLALGPSIGWLAEGDLAIEEEFDSVQLVWNVLEQEVGNHFLETIEETGSSTSLIPRVPHSSGILNEQVTPETELGEGDHRGFRPDEWYETGWEKLEQLRFLERDGERTMGQASIAWLLSHEPVACVTPTFRTKADIDEWAAASDVPKLSDEELARVDELYQNDFGIDRDDGMDALRSSVGGEDIDSAGLNKLAAD; via the coding sequence ATGCAATACCAGCAACTCGGCGACTCCGACGTCGAGGTCAGTGAAGTCGGCTTCGGCGCGTGGGTCGTCGGCACCGACTGGTGGGGCGACCGCTCGGAAGACGACGCCGTCGAGATGGTCCAGTACGCCGTCGATCAAGGCATCACCTACTTCGACACGGGCGACGTCTACGGCCACGGTCGCAGCGAGGAACTCCTCGGGCAGGCGCTGGCCGACGTCCGTGACGAAGTGACGATCGCCACCAAAGTCGGCTACGACTTCTACAACAACCCACAGGCCGGCCACGGCGAGTTGCCAAAAGAGATGGACCCCGAATACCTCCGGGACGCCGTCGAGAAGAGTCTCGAGCGCCTCGACCTCGAGTCGGTCGACGTCCTGCAACTGCACAACGCCAACGTTGACGAGATCACACCTGACGTCCTCGAGTTGCTCGACGAACTCGAGGAGGAGGGGAAAATCGACGCCACGGGACTGGCACTCGGACCCTCGATCGGCTGGCTCGCCGAAGGCGACCTCGCGATCGAAGAGGAGTTCGACTCCGTCCAACTCGTCTGGAACGTCTTGGAGCAGGAAGTCGGCAACCATTTCCTCGAGACGATCGAGGAGACAGGCTCGTCGACCAGCCTGATCCCTCGCGTCCCCCACTCCTCGGGCATCTTAAACGAACAGGTCACCCCCGAAACCGAACTCGGCGAGGGCGACCACCGCGGTTTCCGTCCCGACGAGTGGTACGAGACGGGCTGGGAGAAACTCGAGCAACTGCGCTTCTTGGAGCGCGATGGGGAGCGAACGATGGGGCAAGCGTCGATCGCGTGGCTGCTCAGCCACGAGCCGGTCGCCTGTGTGACGCCGACGTTCCGCACGAAAGCCGATATCGACGAGTGGGCGGCTGCAAGCGACGTGCCGAAACTTTCCGACGAGGAGCTGGCCCGCGTCGACGAACTGTACCAAAATGACTTCGGCATCGACCGCGACGACGGGATGGACGCCCTTCGCTCGTCGGTCGGCGGCGAAGACATCGACTCTGCCGGCCTCAACAAACTCGCAGCCGACTGA